The genomic interval GACCCGAAGCAAGAGAAAAAATATATGGTTATTCCTGCAATACAACGTGGAAACGTTGTTATCCTCCCGCAGCCGGTAAGAGGCTGGCTGCAAGATAAAGAAACCATGTATCATAGCAAAGATCTGTCGCCTCACCATCAGTATTTAGGGGCATATTTATGGCTGAAGTATGGCTTTGGCGCAGATGCGGTAATTCATTTCGGCACACACGGCACACATGAATGGCTGCCTGGGAAAAGCAACGGACTTTCAGGTGATGACCCGCCGGAGGTGTTGATTCAGGATTTGCCGGTCATTTATCCTTACATTGTAGACGATGTTGGTGAAGGGCTTGTGGCTAAACGACGGGGATCAGCCGTCGTCATAGACCATATGATTCCACCTTTAAAAAAAGGCGGACTCTATCATGAATATGCAGAGCTTGAAGAACTGATCGGCGACCACGACCTGGCTCTTGAACAGGATGCCGCACTTGCAAGGCAATACATGGAAAATATCATAAAAAAGATTAAAGAGCTGGGAATCGAGAAAGACATAGAAATTGGTGAGTGCCTGAATATTGATACCCATAGCGATGTCCAGCATAAGTTTGATCATGAAGTCATTCATAAAATAGGGGAGTATCTTCAGGAACTGAAGCAGCTTAATATGCCTTACGGATTGCATACATTCGGCAATGCGCCTGATGAATCGCTTCGTTCGTCTACCATTCAGGCGATAAAAGAAGTTGTCAAAGACATTCCTGCCGCTGAACTGGACAAAAATATTCAGGAAGGGGCAAGGCGGGAATTGTCCAGTATGATCAAGTCCATGAATGGGCAATATATACCAACAGGAACGGGAAATGACCCCGTAAGGAATCCGGGTTCTCTACCAACAGGGAAAAACTTTTATGCCTTTAATCCGGATAAAATTCCAAAAAAAGAGGCGTGGCAGGTGGGCGTTAAACTGACTCAGGAGCTACTCGATAATTATAGGGCAAAAAATGACGGGAAATACCCCGAAAAACTTTCATTTGTTATCTGGGGTACGGAAACGATACGCCATGAAGGAGTACTGGAATCTCAGATACTCTATTTGTTAGGAGTTGAGCCTATCTGGAATGAATGGGGGAAGGTGACAGGCATTAAAATCATTCCTAAAGAAAGGCTGGGCCGTCCGAGAATTGATATAGTCGTTTCTTCTGCCGCAGAAGAGATGTTTGGACAGTTGACCCAATACATCGACCAGGCCGTTCAAATGGTAAAGATGCTTGATGAGGAAGATAATTGGGTTCGGCAACATATCGGGGAATTAACTAAAAAATTAATTAAACAAGGCTTGCCTCAAAAGAAGGCCGAACAATACGCGGCTATTAGAATCTTTGATGAAGCCCCTGGTCGTTATGATTTGAATGTTTCAAGAATCGTGAGCGCAAGTGGAAGTTGGGAAGATGATTCTGTAGTAGCGGATGAATATCTGAAACGGATGAGTTGTGGGTATGGGAACGGTTTATGGGGAGAACCGATGGAAGATGTCTACAAAATGGTGTTAAGCGGAACAAGGATGGTTGTTCACAGCCGTTCTACCAATCTGTACGGAACTGTTGATAATGATGACTTTTTCATGTACGCAGGAGGACTTACCGCTGCAATCAGGGAACTGGATGGAAAGTCACCTGAATTGGTCGTTACCAATATGATGAATCCGGCCAAACCGGAAATGACCCCGATCGACAGGATGATGGGTATGGAGTTACGCTCACGCTATTGGAATCCGGAATGGATTGAAGGAATGAAGAAGGACGGTTTTGAAGGGGCAAACAAGATGGCTGAATTTATTGAAAACATGTGGGGCTGGCAGGTCACCGTCCCAGAGACAATAGACGCTGCCCGTTGGGAAGAGACGTTCGAGGTCTATGTCGAAGACAAATACGGAATGGATTTAAAGGAATTTTTCAACAAGAAAAACCCATACGCTTATCAGGCTTTAACAGCCAGAATGCTGGAGACGATACGAAAGGGATACTGGCAGCCGACGGAAAAAGTCAAACAAACCCTGGCGAAGGAATATGTAAAAACAGTAATAGAACACGGTGTAGCCTGCTGTGAGCACACATGCAATAATTCAGCCTTCCAGCAATATGCAACGGATATTTTGAATACCCCTGGTCTCGCAAATCCTGATGCCATGATTCAGTATGCAGAAGTCTTAAAAACAGCTACCGGTAAGTCACTAAACGAAAGAAAGGCAGAGATGGGCAGGATTGCGTCTATGCCAAAACCTGTCCCCGGAAGTATTGAACAGAAAAAGAATACTGGACAAACACAGGAGAAAGAAAATATTGAAAAAACCGATGAATGGAAATTGGAAAACGATGTTTTTGAAAATACCGAAATAGTTAAAGGGATGGAGATAGCAGAGGTAAAAACGAACGAAGACAAAATAATCCTTAATCAATCAAACAGGCTTTGGGTTGGTATTGCAGTTGTATTGGGAGGCATCGGTTTTTTCGTTTATGGATGGACAAGGAAAAGATTTTAACAAAAGGATTAAAAATATGAACCCTATCGACCTATCTATCTGCGGGTTCAAGTTTGTAACTTGAACCCAACGTTTTATATTGTAGATTTAACCATCGATTGTATATGGCGCTACTATCAATATTAAATTATGGGTTCAGGTTGGAAACCTGAACCCGCCAGGATCTGAATCGACCTGGGATGTATTTCAGGAGAAAATATGAAACTAATTAATCTATTGCAAAGTATTCTTTCTGTGATTTCATCAGCGATGCTCTATCCCGTCATGATTCTATTGATCGTTCTTTTTGTATGGATGATCATAACCACAGGAGAATTTTTTTCGGAATACCGGAAGAGAAAGAAACATACCCTTAAACGGGAAATGAAAGAATTAATTGAATCACTCATCGAATCATTATCTCAAAAAAAACCGGAGATATCCCCTTTTTTAAAAAGAGAAATGCCTGCTTACTTCAGGGAATTTCTAGGGGAATTTATCGATGAGTTAAAGGGGGATAAGGATGCCAGGGGAATTCGTATTGAATATCTGCTGCAAAGCAAGGAACAAAAAATGGCCAGGAGTTTAGATAAACTACGGCTCATGGTCCGTATAGGCCCCACCCTTGGATTAATGGGAACCATAATTCCTATGGGTCCTGCCCTGTCCGCTTTGTCAAAGGGCGACCTTGAAATGTTATCAAGCAATATCATTATTGCCTTTACCACAACCGTAGTGGGATTAGCGATTGGGATTACTGCCTATTTTCTTTCGATGATGAAAAACAGGTGGATTCATGAGGATATAAAAAACATTGAGTATTTTACTGAAGGTATTATGAAAAATAAGGAGGAGCCAACCACTGGTGGTTTTGGAGGATAAACAGAAGGAATAGCGAAGGTTTCCCCCTTTTTTTGTCCCGCCTCGGTGAGCTGTTATAGAAATGAAATATCTGAAAAAAAGACGTATGGTTATAGGAAAGGAAGCAGACCTCCATCAGGAAGACCCCATGTCAGGCGTGGCAAGTCTGTTTGATGTGGGATTAGTATTTATTGTAGGCCTTATCGGCGCCTTAATCAGCGCTTACAGCCTGCTTGATTTCCTCCAGCCCAAAACAGAAATCACGATGGTCAGGAAAAACGACAATGGCCAGGTAGAGATTGTTACAAAAAAGGGTAAACAGGTAAAAATTGAAAAAGTTACCGGTAAGCAATTACAAGGAGAAGGTGCCCGGCTCGGGATAGCATATCGGTTAAAAGATGGAAAAGTAATCTATGTGCCAGAGGGGTCTGAATAGGTAGCACTTTACTTTTCAAAAATCTAAACTGTTACGGATTTTGTGATTTGGGCATTGGAATTTTACCGCAGTACATGGTCCCATTATCCGCATAAACTCATGGGTTCAGGTTTACAAACCTGAACCCGTCGGGAGTCGTGTAATGTTTACACTGAATAGTTAGCTTATATCTTTTCTTTGCACCCTCTACCGCCTCAGCGATAAATCTTGTATTTTCTCCCAACTCAAACAAAGAATATACAACCACTATCATATAAATATTCATCGGAAAGGCAGACAATCTCAAGACCAAGATTCAATAAGTGTTCTTTTAATAGCTGCCCGTCCGCGTGCAGCCCGATATTTCCATTAAAAAATATGCTTTTCCCCAACACTCCTGCTGCGCCTCCGATAAAGCCGTTTTTATG from Candidatus Kuenenia stuttgartiensis carries:
- a CDS encoding MotA/TolQ/ExbB proton channel family protein, with the translated sequence MKLINLLQSILSVISSAMLYPVMILLIVLFVWMIITTGEFFSEYRKRKKHTLKREMKELIESLIESLSQKKPEISPFLKREMPAYFREFLGEFIDELKGDKDARGIRIEYLLQSKEQKMARSLDKLRLMVRIGPTLGLMGTIIPMGPALSALSKGDLEMLSSNIIIAFTTTVVGLAIGITAYFLSMMKNRWIHEDIKNIEYFTEGIMKNKEEPTTGGFGG
- a CDS encoding DUF2149 domain-containing protein, which gives rise to MKYLKKRRMVIGKEADLHQEDPMSGVASLFDVGLVFIVGLIGALISAYSLLDFLQPKTEITMVRKNDNGQVEIVTKKGKQVKIEKVTGKQLQGEGARLGIAYRLKDGKVIYVPEGSE
- a CDS encoding cobaltochelatase subunit CobN; translated protein: MKKCVMIIVFTVFVLYLPFSLAEETKPVKYTFLVGNYLTPTVVKVIKGIWTKYPSLKSRVNFELISKTDLDADFDPHEIEDSDVIVIDIMGIRISTSTQSGFDGEVIRNAISNGARILPINKSAGLDKEYIELGFTYDEEFRSYFDCGGIENFQNMVLFSLAKYVNISEIKPASPMKRLKKGYYHRHISQEMYFEAFEEYESWYMKSGYFKENAPWIAVLTYSSFCEQNQNGVEDDIIRKLEEKGFNAFVAFGYPEGAVAEKLLVDDRGNSRVSGILSFLFRFSDFKATDSLEKCGVPVINLITVYGKDGKTWENDPEGLSSLEVSWQLAIPEIAGLIQPTVVSYRIREKDDETGFFIEQRKSIPERINRAVDRIKAWINLQRKNNSDKKVAIFYWNYPPGKQHIGASYLNVFASIENVLKMMKENGYDVGNETIDKEILLENSLRFGRNVGNWATGELDEMVKNGKCVLLPLEEYQRWARNLPADFIKDVNKDWGTVEESNVMMWTDPKQEKKYMVIPAIQRGNVVILPQPVRGWLQDKETMYHSKDLSPHHQYLGAYLWLKYGFGADAVIHFGTHGTHEWLPGKSNGLSGDDPPEVLIQDLPVIYPYIVDDVGEGLVAKRRGSAVVIDHMIPPLKKGGLYHEYAELEELIGDHDLALEQDAALARQYMENIIKKIKELGIEKDIEIGECLNIDTHSDVQHKFDHEVIHKIGEYLQELKQLNMPYGLHTFGNAPDESLRSSTIQAIKEVVKDIPAAELDKNIQEGARRELSSMIKSMNGQYIPTGTGNDPVRNPGSLPTGKNFYAFNPDKIPKKEAWQVGVKLTQELLDNYRAKNDGKYPEKLSFVIWGTETIRHEGVLESQILYLLGVEPIWNEWGKVTGIKIIPKERLGRPRIDIVVSSAAEEMFGQLTQYIDQAVQMVKMLDEEDNWVRQHIGELTKKLIKQGLPQKKAEQYAAIRIFDEAPGRYDLNVSRIVSASGSWEDDSVVADEYLKRMSCGYGNGLWGEPMEDVYKMVLSGTRMVVHSRSTNLYGTVDNDDFFMYAGGLTAAIRELDGKSPELVVTNMMNPAKPEMTPIDRMMGMELRSRYWNPEWIEGMKKDGFEGANKMAEFIENMWGWQVTVPETIDAARWEETFEVYVEDKYGMDLKEFFNKKNPYAYQALTARMLETIRKGYWQPTEKVKQTLAKEYVKTVIEHGVACCEHTCNNSAFQQYATDILNTPGLANPDAMIQYAEVLKTATGKSLNERKAEMGRIASMPKPVPGSIEQKKNTGQTQEKENIEKTDEWKLENDVFENTEIVKGMEIAEVKTNEDKIILNQSNRLWVGIAVVLGGIGFFVYGWTRKRF